In one window of Amblyomma americanum isolate KBUSLIRL-KWMA chromosome 9, ASM5285725v1, whole genome shotgun sequence DNA:
- the LOC144104164 gene encoding uncharacterized protein LOC144104164 isoform X2 has protein sequence MSASTARVAQMRKSTETAKAISPSMCRTLHRLAPARQQRGGQSTCHLLMLSATACRECRHDGCSSRRASHRN, from the exons atgtccgcatcaacagcccgagtggcgcagatgcggaagtctaccgaaaccgcaaaggctatttctccatcaatgtgcag gacgctccaccggctcgcaccagcacgacagcagcgaggcggccagagcacctgccacctgttgatgctgtcagcgacagcttgtcgggaatgcaggcacgacgggtgctcatccagaagagcttcacatag gaactaa
- the LOC144104164 gene encoding uncharacterized protein LOC144104164 isoform X1, whose amino-acid sequence MSASTARVAQMRKSTETAKAISPSMCRYQKAHIKTRNVVERTFGVWKRLFPCLDMGLQHKPKQAAVIITAYAALQNFACLMKEPQPPIESAPFQDAPPARTSTTAARRPEHLPPVDAVSDSLSGMQARRVLIQKSFT is encoded by the exons atgtccgcatcaacagcccgagtggcgcagatgcggaagtctaccgaaaccgcaaaggctatttctccatcaatgtgcag gtaccaaaaagcccacataaagacacggaatgtggtcgaaaggacattcggCGTCTGGAAGCGCCtcttcccttgtctggatatggggctccagcacaagccgaaacaagctgcagtgatcatcacagcgtatgcagccctgcagaactttgcatgtttgatgaaggagccacagcctcctattgaaagcgctcccttccaggacgctccaccggctcgcaccagcacgacagcagcgaggcggccagagcacctgccacctgttgatgctgtcagcgacagcttgtcgggaatgcaggcacgacgggtgctcatccagaagagcttcacatag